One genomic segment of Stigmatella erecta includes these proteins:
- a CDS encoding ribonucleotide-diphosphate reductase subunit beta produces MLLNAGMNLTLRPMAYPVFFEMYRNAIKNTWTVEEVDFSTDLVDLRGKMTDAERHLIHRLVAFFATGDSIVGNNLVLNLYKHLNAPEARMYLSRQLYEEALHVQFYLTLLDTYVPDPADRAKAFAAIDNIPSIQRKARFCLKWMDSINDLAELKTREDRRRFLLNLICFAGCIEGLFFFAAFAYVYFLRSKGLLHGLAAGTNWVFRDESAHMTFAFEAIRVARQEEPDLFDARMQEDVVAMMREAVECETLFAQDLLSGGVAGLSVQEMRQYLEYVADQRLMMLGMAPVFRVKNSLPFMDLQDVQELTNFFERRVSAYQVGLGVGAANDVILDAAF; encoded by the coding sequence ATGCTGCTGAACGCTGGAATGAACCTGACGCTGCGCCCGATGGCGTACCCGGTCTTCTTCGAGATGTACCGCAACGCCATCAAGAACACCTGGACGGTGGAGGAGGTGGACTTCTCCACGGACCTGGTGGACCTGCGCGGCAAGATGACGGACGCGGAGCGCCACCTGATTCACCGGCTGGTGGCGTTCTTCGCCACGGGTGACTCCATCGTGGGCAACAACCTGGTGCTCAACCTCTACAAGCACCTGAACGCCCCCGAGGCGCGCATGTACCTGTCGCGCCAGCTCTACGAGGAGGCGCTGCACGTCCAGTTCTACCTGACGCTGCTGGACACGTACGTGCCGGACCCGGCGGACCGGGCCAAGGCGTTCGCCGCCATCGACAACATCCCCTCCATCCAGCGCAAGGCGCGCTTCTGCCTCAAGTGGATGGACTCCATCAACGACTTGGCGGAGCTGAAGACGCGCGAGGACCGGCGGCGGTTCCTGCTGAACCTCATCTGCTTCGCCGGCTGCATCGAGGGGCTCTTCTTCTTCGCGGCGTTCGCGTACGTGTACTTCCTGCGCAGCAAGGGCCTGCTGCACGGGCTGGCGGCGGGCACCAACTGGGTCTTCCGGGACGAGAGCGCGCACATGACGTTCGCGTTCGAGGCCATCCGGGTGGCGCGCCAGGAGGAGCCGGACCTGTTCGACGCGCGGATGCAGGAGGACGTGGTGGCGATGATGCGCGAGGCGGTCGAGTGCGAGACGCTCTTCGCGCAGGACCTGCTGAGCGGCGGCGTGGCGGGCCTGTCCGTGCAGGAGATGCGGCAGTACCTGGAGTACGTGGCCGACCAGCGCCTGATGATGCTGGGCATGGCGCCGGTGTTCCGGGTGAAGAACTCCCTGCCCTTCATGGACCTGCAGGACGTGCAGGAGCTCACCAACTTCTTCGAGCGCCGGGTGAGCGCCTACCAGGTGGGCCTGGGCGTGGGCGCGGCGAACGACGTCATCCTCGACGCCGCGTTCTGA
- the hpt gene encoding hypoxanthine phosphoribosyltransferase, whose protein sequence is MAFYEKDVGTLIDEAKLQARIREMGAEITRDYQGKELTLVCVLKGSTFFAMDLARSIDLPLTLEFLGVSSYQGGTETTGEVRITTDVSKPMAGKHLLVIEDIIDTGLTMGFLLENLRARHPASVKVASLLEKPSRARTKVDIDYKGFVIDDVFVVGYGLDYAEKYRNVPFIGVMKGK, encoded by the coding sequence GTGGCTTTCTACGAAAAAGATGTGGGTACGCTGATTGACGAGGCGAAGCTCCAGGCGCGCATCCGCGAGATGGGCGCGGAGATTACCCGGGACTATCAGGGCAAGGAGCTGACGCTCGTCTGCGTGCTCAAGGGCTCGACGTTCTTCGCCATGGACCTGGCCCGGAGCATCGACCTGCCGCTGACGCTCGAGTTCCTGGGCGTGTCGTCCTACCAGGGCGGCACGGAGACGACGGGCGAGGTGCGCATCACCACGGACGTGAGCAAGCCCATGGCGGGCAAGCACCTGCTCGTCATCGAGGACATCATCGACACGGGGCTCACCATGGGCTTCCTGCTGGAGAACCTCCGGGCGCGGCACCCCGCGTCCGTGAAGGTGGCCTCGCTCCTGGAGAAGCCCTCGCGCGCCCGGACGAAGGTGGACATCGACTACAAGGGCTTCGTCATCGATGACGTGTTCGTCGTGGGCTACGGCCTGGACTACGCCGAGAAGTACCGCAACGTGCCCTTCATCGGCGTCATGAAGGGCAAGTAG
- a CDS encoding thymidine kinase: protein MHQFPKDIGWIEVICGSMFSGKTEELIRRVKRAVYGKQRVQVFKPKVDDRYDETQVVSHSQLKLTSTPIERAEEIFYHLSSDTQVVGIDEVQFFGPEVVQVCEALAYRGVRVICAGLDQDYQGRPFEPMPQLLAVAEYVTKQLAICVVCGNPANRSQRLVSSEARVVVGAAGAYEARCRRCHLGEPTEATPPQTMELFD from the coding sequence GTGCACCAATTCCCCAAAGATATCGGGTGGATAGAAGTCATCTGCGGCTCGATGTTCTCCGGAAAAACGGAGGAACTGATTCGCCGCGTGAAGCGCGCCGTCTACGGCAAACAGCGGGTCCAGGTCTTCAAACCGAAGGTCGATGACCGCTATGACGAGACGCAGGTGGTGAGCCACTCACAGCTCAAGCTCACCTCCACCCCCATCGAACGGGCTGAAGAAATTTTCTACCATCTGTCGTCTGACACACAGGTGGTCGGTATTGATGAGGTCCAATTTTTCGGGCCCGAAGTCGTCCAGGTGTGTGAGGCGCTGGCCTACCGGGGCGTCCGCGTCATCTGCGCGGGGCTGGATCAGGACTACCAGGGCCGGCCCTTCGAGCCGATGCCGCAGCTGCTGGCCGTGGCCGAGTACGTGACGAAGCAGCTCGCCATCTGTGTGGTGTGCGGCAATCCCGCCAACCGCTCCCAGCGCCTGGTGTCCAGCGAAGCGCGGGTGGTGGTGGGGGCCGCGGGGGCCTACGAGGCCCGGTGCCGCCGCTGCCACCTGGGCGAGCCCACCGAGGCCACGCCGCCGCAGACGATGGAGCTGTTCGACTGA
- a CDS encoding DUF5658 family protein: MAATIEQGLTRFRAGLGTFYISPASVALLLLNLLDGLFTLTFLQLDVAEELNPLMRLAYEHSPLVFMSSKLVIVNAGLTLLCLHRALRASRLAIRAGALIYAIINVYHLAFLTHLIRHWPFY; encoded by the coding sequence GTGGCGGCGACAATCGAGCAGGGATTGACCAGGTTTCGGGCAGGACTGGGGACCTTCTACATCTCACCCGCCTCCGTGGCGCTGCTCCTGCTGAACCTGCTGGACGGGCTCTTCACGCTCACCTTCCTGCAGCTCGACGTGGCCGAGGAGCTCAACCCCCTGATGCGGCTGGCCTACGAGCACTCGCCGCTCGTCTTCATGAGCTCCAAGCTCGTCATCGTGAACGCGGGCCTGACGCTGCTGTGCCTGCACCGGGCCCTGCGCGCCAGCCGCCTGGCCATCCGCGCCGGGGCGCTCATCTACGCCATCATCAACGTCTATCACCTGGCATTCTTGACGCACCTCATCAGGCACTGGCCGTTCTACTGA
- the spoVG gene encoding septation regulator SpoVG produces the protein MNITDVRVFPVTEDKLKAYVTITLDHCFVIRDLKVIHGASGLFIAMPAKKRKDGTYKDIAHPLNADTRTEMERVILSEYERQTQQGHLGMSALLAAEAD, from the coding sequence ATGAACATCACCGACGTCAGGGTCTTTCCAGTCACTGAAGATAAACTCAAGGCTTACGTGACCATCACCCTGGATCATTGTTTTGTCATCCGCGATCTCAAGGTCATTCACGGCGCATCGGGGTTGTTCATCGCGATGCCAGCCAAGAAACGCAAGGACGGGACTTACAAGGATATCGCGCATCCTCTCAACGCGGACACGCGCACGGAGATGGAACGGGTCATCCTCTCGGAGTACGAGCGGCAGACCCAGCAAGGGCATCTGGGCATGAGCGCCCTGCTGGCCGCGGAAGCCGACTAG
- a CDS encoding ribose-phosphate pyrophosphokinase: MQPSRDFKVFTGSSNPGLAHRICEYLKRPLGKAQVGRFSDGEIQVEIDENVRGQDIFIIQSTCPPSNDHLMELLIYCDALKRASAGSINAVIPYYGYARQDRKVAPRTPITAKLVADLLETAGATRVVSMDMHAGQIQGFFNIPSDHLYGSPVFLEDLRKRFPDNQDTVIVSPDAGGVERARAYSKRLNCPLAIIDKRRPRANASEVMNLIGDVKGKDAILVDDMVDTAGTLTQAAAALMDKGARRVVAYAVHPILSGPALQRIQDSVLEEVVFTDTVPLSPAAQACTKLRVLTTDRLFGEAIARIHRADSLSSLFV, from the coding sequence ATGCAGCCCTCGCGTGACTTCAAGGTCTTCACGGGCAGCTCCAATCCGGGGCTCGCCCACCGCATCTGCGAATACCTCAAGCGCCCCTTGGGCAAGGCCCAGGTGGGGCGCTTCTCGGATGGAGAGATCCAGGTCGAGATCGACGAGAACGTGCGCGGGCAGGACATCTTCATCATTCAGTCCACGTGCCCGCCCTCGAATGATCACCTGATGGAGCTGCTCATCTACTGCGACGCGCTGAAGCGCGCGAGCGCGGGCTCCATCAACGCCGTCATTCCCTATTACGGCTACGCGCGGCAGGACCGGAAGGTGGCCCCGCGCACGCCCATCACCGCCAAGCTGGTGGCGGACCTCCTGGAGACGGCCGGCGCCACGCGCGTGGTGTCCATGGACATGCACGCCGGGCAGATCCAGGGCTTCTTCAACATCCCGTCGGATCACCTCTACGGCTCGCCGGTGTTCCTGGAGGATTTGCGCAAGCGCTTTCCGGACAACCAGGACACGGTCATCGTGTCGCCGGACGCGGGCGGCGTGGAGCGGGCGCGCGCCTACTCCAAGCGGCTCAACTGCCCCCTGGCCATCATCGACAAGCGGCGCCCCCGGGCCAACGCCTCCGAGGTGATGAACCTCATCGGCGACGTGAAGGGCAAGGACGCCATCCTCGTGGACGACATGGTGGACACCGCGGGCACGCTGACCCAGGCGGCCGCGGCCCTCATGGACAAGGGCGCCCGGCGGGTGGTGGCCTATGCGGTCCACCCCATCCTCTCGGGGCCCGCGCTCCAGCGCATCCAGGACTCGGTGCTCGAGGAGGTCGTCTTCACCGACACGGTGCCCCTGTCGCCCGCGGCCCAGGCCTGCACGAAGCTCCGGGTGCTCACCACCGACCGGCTCTTCGGCGAGGCCATCGCCCGGATTCACCGGGCCGACTCGCTCAGCTCCCTGTTCGTCTAG
- a CDS encoding 50S ribosomal protein L25/general stress protein Ctc, with product MSVDKSSLEAKSREGSGKGAARKLRASGLVPAVVYGKHLEKPVHVAVNPKAVKQAINTPHKFNTLIQLKLDSASHQVLLKDYQTDPLTREILHVDFIDVRDNEQVKVNVPLVLVGKAVGTADGGLLTQARRELEVWALPQAIPEKIEVDVTPLKIAQALHINDIKLPEGVSVKSNVNYTLAVVSAPDREEAGPAAAAAAAPAAAAPAAGAKAGDAKAGDAKAAAPAKAPAKK from the coding sequence ATGTCCGTCGACAAGAGCTCCCTCGAAGCGAAGTCCCGTGAAGGTTCCGGCAAGGGCGCGGCCCGCAAGCTGCGCGCGTCGGGCCTGGTGCCCGCGGTCGTCTACGGCAAGCACCTGGAGAAGCCGGTGCACGTGGCGGTGAACCCCAAGGCCGTGAAGCAGGCCATCAACACCCCGCACAAGTTCAACACCCTCATCCAGCTGAAGCTGGACAGCGCCTCCCACCAGGTGCTGCTGAAGGACTACCAGACGGATCCGCTCACCCGTGAAATCCTCCACGTGGACTTCATCGACGTGCGCGACAACGAGCAGGTGAAGGTGAACGTGCCGCTCGTGCTCGTCGGCAAGGCCGTGGGCACCGCCGACGGCGGTCTGCTCACCCAGGCCCGCCGCGAGCTCGAGGTGTGGGCGCTGCCCCAGGCCATCCCGGAGAAGATCGAGGTGGACGTCACCCCGCTGAAGATCGCCCAGGCGCTCCACATCAACGACATCAAGCTCCCCGAGGGCGTGTCGGTGAAGTCGAACGTCAACTACACGCTCGCGGTGGTCAGCGCGCCTGACCGCGAGGAGGCGGGTCCGGCGGCGGCGGCGGCGGCGGCCCCGGCGGCGGCGGCCCCGGCGGCGGGCGCCAAGGCGGGCGATGCCAAGGCGGGCGATGCCAAGGCGGCGGCCCCGGCCAAGGCCCCGGCCAAGAAGTAG
- the pth gene encoding aminoacyl-tRNA hydrolase — protein MKLICGLGNPGREYERHRHNIGFMAVEALLSRARAELNQEKFQARVGQGSLGGERILFLEPQTYMNLSGRSLADAARFYKIAVEDILVIHDELDLPFGRLQLKAGGGTGGHNGLKSSVQCLGADGFIRLRFGIGKPEGPNAKERVAGYVLSAFDDGERRQLEEHIGRAADMAEVWAREGLAVAMNRFNRRA, from the coding sequence ATGAAGCTCATCTGCGGACTGGGCAACCCCGGGCGCGAGTACGAGCGGCACCGGCACAACATCGGGTTCATGGCCGTGGAGGCGCTGCTGTCCCGGGCGCGGGCCGAGCTGAACCAGGAGAAGTTCCAGGCGCGCGTGGGCCAGGGCTCCCTGGGCGGCGAGCGCATCCTCTTCCTGGAGCCGCAGACCTACATGAACCTGTCGGGCCGCTCCCTGGCCGACGCCGCGCGCTTCTACAAGATCGCGGTGGAGGACATCCTCGTCATTCACGACGAGCTGGACCTGCCCTTCGGGCGGCTGCAGCTCAAGGCCGGCGGCGGCACGGGCGGGCACAACGGGCTGAAGAGCTCCGTGCAGTGCCTGGGGGCCGACGGCTTCATCCGCCTGCGCTTCGGCATCGGCAAGCCGGAGGGGCCCAACGCCAAGGAGCGCGTGGCGGGCTACGTGCTCTCCGCGTTCGACGACGGCGAGCGCCGCCAGTTGGAGGAGCACATCGGCCGGGCCGCGGACATGGCGGAGGTGTGGGCCCGCGAGGGGCTCGCGGTGGCCATGAACCGCTTCAACCGCCGCGCCTGA
- the rpsF gene encoding 30S ribosomal protein S6: MAETTAAQRLREYETIFLVKPDLTDDNVDRLKERVRGIVNREGGKLIRFTVWGKKKTLYPVAKQPRAIYVHTHFLGDSKLVAEVERNLRNIDEVTRYLSVKLADEVDPESRPVLEDVKMAGDVEETRPGAPERESFRAEPAEEAVDTEEEAPEEA; encoded by the coding sequence ATGGCTGAAACGACGGCCGCGCAGCGGCTTCGTGAGTACGAGACCATCTTCCTGGTCAAGCCCGACCTGACCGATGACAACGTGGACCGCCTCAAGGAGCGCGTCCGCGGCATCGTCAACCGCGAGGGCGGCAAGCTCATCCGCTTCACGGTGTGGGGCAAGAAGAAGACCCTGTACCCCGTGGCCAAGCAGCCCCGCGCCATCTACGTGCACACCCACTTCCTGGGTGACTCGAAGCTGGTGGCCGAGGTGGAGCGCAACCTCCGCAACATCGATGAGGTCACCCGCTACCTGTCCGTGAAGCTGGCGGACGAGGTGGACCCTGAGTCCCGTCCGGTGCTCGAGGACGTGAAGATGGCCGGAGACGTGGAGGAGACCCGTCCGGGCGCTCCCGAGCGTGAGTCCTTCCGCGCCGAGCCGGCCGAAGAGGCCGTGGACACCGAGGAGGAGGCCCCCGAGGAGGCTTAA
- the rpsR gene encoding 30S ribosomal protein S18: MNGTDNKTSSGAGARGGSGGGGRGGGFGGGDRGGFGGGDRGGDRGGFGGGDRGDRGGDRGMDDDKRGGRGFGRKKVCRFCAEKNAKVDFKDQATLKYFVTERGKIIPRRISGNCAKHQREVAVAIKRARGLALLPYNAMVG, translated from the coding sequence ATGAACGGTACGGATAACAAGACGTCTTCTGGAGCGGGCGCGCGCGGCGGTTCGGGCGGCGGCGGACGCGGTGGCGGCTTCGGTGGTGGTGACCGCGGCGGCTTTGGCGGTGGTGACCGGGGTGGTGACCGCGGCGGCTTCGGCGGTGGTGACCGGGGTGACCGCGGCGGCGATCGCGGCATGGACGATGACAAGCGCGGCGGGCGCGGCTTTGGCCGCAAGAAGGTCTGCCGCTTCTGCGCCGAGAAGAACGCCAAGGTGGACTTCAAGGATCAGGCCACGCTGAAGTACTTCGTCACCGAGCGCGGCAAGATCATCCCCCGCCGCATCTCCGGCAACTGCGCCAAGCACCAGCGCGAGGTGGCGGTGGCCATCAAGCGCGCCCGCGGCCTGGCGCTCCTCCCCTACAACGCGATGGTCGGCTAA
- the rplI gene encoding 50S ribosomal protein L9, whose protein sequence is MKVILREDIDGLGKSGELVTVKDGFGRNFLLPRKKAVLANEQNIRQLEHEQGVITARNAKLKGAAEESAKKLGSVQVVIKRKVGEQDKLFGSVTALDIAEALAAQGQQVDRRGLHLPEPIKTVGKHEVELRLHRDVVAKIKVDVQPE, encoded by the coding sequence ATGAAGGTCATTCTTCGTGAGGACATCGACGGCCTCGGCAAGTCCGGTGAGCTGGTCACGGTCAAGGACGGCTTCGGCCGCAACTTCCTGCTGCCCCGCAAGAAGGCGGTGCTCGCCAACGAGCAGAACATCCGCCAGCTGGAGCACGAGCAGGGCGTCATCACCGCGCGCAACGCCAAGCTGAAGGGCGCCGCCGAGGAGAGCGCCAAGAAGCTCGGCTCCGTGCAGGTCGTCATCAAGCGCAAGGTGGGCGAGCAGGACAAGCTGTTCGGCTCCGTCACCGCGCTGGACATCGCCGAGGCGCTCGCCGCCCAGGGCCAGCAGGTGGACCGCCGCGGGCTGCACCTGCCCGAGCCCATCAAGACGGTGGGCAAGCACGAGGTGGAGCTGCGCCTGCACCGGGACGTCGTCGCCAAGATCAAGGTCGACGTGCAGCCCGAGTAG
- the dnaB gene encoding replicative DNA helicase produces MSNVLDGREGRRVHEDLAAERAVLGAVLADNSLIASVAEVVASDDFSSPAHSAIFAAMLKLDGSQRSVDHLTLAEELKVLGHLAAVGGPAYLMTLDQVVPLASNAVQYAKIVSDQAIRRRLALVGREIMEMASQETGDVEVVVDEAARKMFLLAEKRREGDLLPVSDLMEQTLNLLDKMKASASGVTGLSTGYVDLDMQLTGLHGGELIILAARPGIGKTSLAMNIAMHAALEEEPKAVAIFSLEMPSDQLLMRLLASSARVDMKKLRGGRLTQHDEEKFQEMAGKLYNAPIYIDDSGGLSPFDLRAKARRLKQKDSRLSLIVIDYLQLMHQKGKVESRQLEVSEISRGLKQLAKELEVPIIALSQLNRKVEERKGGKPMLSDLRESGSIEQDADVVMFIHREEPEEGAEGGGDGGRSSTVIPVELIIAKQRNGPVGSIDLVFLSEFTRFESRARGDFQQ; encoded by the coding sequence ATGTCCAACGTCCTTGATGGTCGGGAAGGTCGGCGGGTCCACGAGGACCTCGCCGCAGAGCGCGCGGTGCTGGGTGCCGTGCTGGCGGACAACAGCCTCATCGCGAGCGTGGCGGAGGTCGTCGCCTCGGACGACTTCTCCAGCCCGGCCCACTCGGCCATCTTCGCGGCGATGCTCAAGCTGGACGGCTCCCAGCGGTCGGTGGACCACCTGACCCTGGCCGAGGAGCTGAAGGTGCTGGGGCACCTGGCCGCGGTGGGCGGCCCCGCCTACCTCATGACGCTGGACCAGGTGGTGCCGCTGGCCAGCAACGCCGTCCAGTACGCGAAGATCGTCAGCGACCAGGCCATCCGTCGGCGCCTGGCGCTGGTGGGCCGCGAAATCATGGAGATGGCCAGCCAGGAGACGGGCGACGTCGAGGTCGTCGTCGACGAGGCGGCCCGGAAGATGTTCCTCCTGGCCGAGAAGCGGCGCGAAGGCGACCTGCTGCCGGTCAGCGACCTGATGGAGCAGACGCTCAACCTGCTCGACAAGATGAAGGCGTCCGCCTCGGGCGTGACGGGCCTGTCCACGGGCTACGTGGACCTGGACATGCAGCTGACCGGCCTGCACGGCGGCGAGCTCATCATCCTCGCGGCCCGCCCCGGCATCGGCAAGACGTCGCTGGCGATGAACATCGCCATGCACGCGGCGCTGGAGGAGGAACCCAAGGCGGTGGCCATCTTCAGCCTGGAAATGCCCTCGGATCAGCTGCTCATGCGTCTGCTGGCCTCCAGCGCGCGCGTGGACATGAAGAAGCTGCGCGGCGGCCGGCTCACGCAGCACGACGAGGAGAAGTTCCAGGAGATGGCGGGCAAGCTCTACAACGCCCCCATCTACATCGACGACTCGGGCGGTCTGTCCCCGTTCGACTTGCGCGCCAAGGCGCGGCGGCTCAAGCAGAAGGACTCGCGGCTGTCGCTCATCGTCATCGACTACCTCCAGCTCATGCACCAGAAGGGCAAGGTGGAGAGCCGCCAGCTGGAGGTGTCCGAAATCTCCCGTGGCCTCAAGCAGCTCGCCAAGGAGCTGGAGGTGCCCATCATCGCCCTCAGCCAGCTCAATCGAAAAGTCGAAGAGCGCAAGGGCGGCAAGCCCATGCTCAGCGACCTGCGCGAGTCCGGCTCCATCGAGCAGGACGCCGACGTGGTGATGTTCATCCACCGCGAGGAGCCGGAGGAAGGCGCGGAAGGCGGAGGCGACGGGGGCCGCTCGAGCACCGTCATCCCCGTGGAGCTGATCATCGCCAAGCAGCGCAACGGCCCGGTGGGCTCGATCGATCTCGTCTTCCTCTCGGAGTTCACCCGCTTCGAGAGCCGCGCCCGGGGCGACTTCCAGCAGTAG
- a CDS encoding bifunctional hydroxymethylpyrimidine kinase/phosphomethylpyrimidine kinase codes for MPRVLLLAGHEPTGRAGLLADLATARALGAAPVAVPTVQTAQGLTTFQTEATPQRVLRAQVAAARELGPLHAVKLGVVPDALRLKALREALRGVEAWWVVDPVVRSSRGQRLSRLSARHYLALAGPRVALTPNLEEAAWLLGQPAVRTVEEAAEAGERLVSLGFGAVLVKGGHRARGAVDVLCVPGQTRLLVGTRFARPAGLRGTGCRLASAFAVELGRGRPVEAAARRAKAFVSRYVRTGAE; via the coding sequence ATGCCTCGCGTGTTGTTGCTCGCGGGCCATGAACCCACGGGCCGGGCCGGGCTGCTGGCGGATCTCGCCACGGCGCGGGCCCTGGGCGCCGCCCCGGTGGCCGTGCCCACCGTGCAGACGGCGCAGGGGCTCACCACCTTCCAGACCGAGGCCACCCCGCAGCGGGTGCTGCGCGCCCAGGTGGCCGCGGCGCGCGAGCTGGGCCCCCTGCACGCGGTGAAGCTGGGCGTGGTACCGGATGCCCTCCGCCTGAAGGCCCTGCGCGAGGCCCTGCGGGGCGTGGAGGCCTGGTGGGTGGTGGACCCGGTGGTGCGAAGTTCCCGGGGGCAGCGCCTCTCGCGCTTGAGCGCGCGGCACTACCTGGCGCTGGCGGGGCCGCGCGTCGCGCTCACCCCGAACCTGGAGGAGGCGGCGTGGCTGCTGGGGCAGCCCGCGGTGCGCACCGTGGAGGAGGCGGCCGAGGCCGGCGAGCGCCTGGTCTCCCTGGGCTTCGGCGCGGTGCTCGTGAAGGGCGGGCACCGGGCGCGCGGGGCCGTGGACGTGCTGTGCGTGCCCGGCCAGACGCGGCTCTTGGTGGGCACCCGCTTCGCGCGGCCTGCCGGGCTGCGGGGGACGGGGTGCCGGCTGGCCTCGGCCTTCGCGGTGGAGCTGGGGCGGGGGCGGCCGGTGGAGGCCGCCGCGCGCCGGGCCAAGGCCTTCGTGTCCCGGTACGTGCGCACCGGGGCGGAGTAG
- a CDS encoding gamma-glutamyl-gamma-aminobutyrate hydrolase family protein gives MTPPLRHHGLPPRRPNIGITPDWSDAAPDSPFARYELKVPYAEAVLRAGGLPFVLPYTDDPLCVEAYLDRVSGVLVTGGAFDIPAEAYGETSGEGMGPLKEGRTTFETALMRSALKRNMPVLGICGGMQLLNVVLGGTLHQDIARELPEAREHQQKHDRTQPQHPVDVREGSLLAEAVGRGQLMVNSTHHQAVKKPGPQVNVSAVSSDGVIEAIESTAHLFAVGVQWHPEYMIHNLPVHGGLYKVFIQKARDHRR, from the coding sequence ATGACGCCTCCCCTGAGACACCACGGGCTGCCGCCGCGCCGCCCCAACATCGGCATCACCCCCGACTGGTCCGATGCGGCCCCGGACTCGCCCTTCGCCCGCTACGAGCTGAAAGTGCCCTATGCGGAGGCAGTGCTGCGAGCGGGCGGGCTGCCCTTCGTGCTGCCCTACACGGACGACCCGCTGTGCGTGGAGGCGTACCTGGACCGCGTCTCGGGCGTGCTCGTCACCGGCGGGGCGTTCGACATTCCCGCCGAGGCTTACGGGGAGACGTCCGGGGAGGGGATGGGTCCCCTGAAGGAGGGGCGGACCACCTTCGAGACCGCGCTGATGCGCTCGGCGCTCAAGCGCAACATGCCCGTGCTGGGCATCTGTGGCGGCATGCAGCTGCTCAACGTGGTGCTGGGCGGAACGCTCCACCAGGACATCGCCCGCGAGCTGCCCGAGGCCCGCGAGCACCAGCAGAAACATGACCGCACCCAGCCCCAGCACCCGGTGGATGTGCGCGAGGGCTCGCTGCTCGCGGAGGCCGTGGGCCGGGGCCAGCTCATGGTGAACTCCACGCACCACCAGGCCGTGAAGAAGCCGGGGCCGCAGGTGAACGTGAGCGCCGTCTCCTCGGATGGCGTCATCGAGGCCATCGAGTCCACCGCCCACCTGTTCGCGGTGGGCGTGCAGTGGCACCCCGAGTACATGATCCACAACCTCCCGGTGCACGGCGGCCTCTACAAGGTCTTCATCCAGAAAGCGCGTGACCACCGGCGGTGA
- a CDS encoding DUF1844 domain-containing protein has translation MTDEKRGETFVMRGETQPTGSEAPIAFTTFIIGLASSALIHLGDTPNPETGLTERNVGLARQSLDLLAMLHVKTRGNLTEEEDKLFNTLLTDLRLRFVEASKR, from the coding sequence ATGACCGACGAGAAGCGGGGCGAGACGTTCGTGATGCGGGGCGAGACGCAGCCCACGGGCAGTGAGGCACCGATTGCCTTCACGACCTTCATCATCGGGCTGGCCTCCTCCGCTCTCATCCATCTGGGAGACACGCCCAATCCGGAGACGGGCCTCACCGAGCGCAACGTGGGGCTGGCCCGTCAGAGCTTGGATCTGCTGGCGATGCTGCACGTGAAGACGCGCGGCAACCTCACCGAGGAGGAGGACAAGCTGTTCAACACCCTCCTCACGGACCTGCGCCTGCGGTTCGTGGAGGCAAGCAAGCGGTGA
- a CDS encoding acyltransferase, protein MPWLYFSLKPRHRAWAEAWQQEVQARFMALETIQIAEGCFVAPEARLFAEPGRTLVIGPGSSIAADTFLHGPAVLGRGVSINARASLDGGAGGIHIGDGTRIATGAALYAFNHGLAPDRPLREQPVTSRGIRVGADVWIGANAGITDGVTVGDHAVVGMGAVVTRDVPAWAIVAGVPARVVGDRREKR, encoded by the coding sequence ATGCCCTGGCTCTACTTCTCGCTGAAGCCCCGGCACCGGGCGTGGGCGGAGGCCTGGCAGCAGGAAGTCCAAGCCCGCTTCATGGCCCTGGAGACGATCCAGATCGCCGAGGGTTGCTTCGTGGCCCCCGAGGCCCGGCTGTTCGCCGAGCCCGGGCGCACGCTCGTCATTGGCCCCGGTTCGAGCATCGCGGCCGACACCTTCCTCCATGGCCCCGCGGTGCTGGGGCGGGGCGTGAGCATCAACGCCCGCGCCAGCCTCGACGGGGGGGCAGGGGGCATTCACATCGGGGATGGCACGCGCATCGCCACCGGGGCGGCCCTCTATGCCTTCAACCATGGCCTGGCGCCGGACCGGCCCCTCCGGGAGCAGCCGGTGACGTCCCGGGGCATTCGCGTGGGCGCGGACGTGTGGATCGGCGCGAACGCGGGCATCACCGACGGGGTGACGGTGGGGGACCACGCGGTGGTGGGCATGGGGGCCGTGGTGACGCGGGATGTGCCCGCGTGGGCCATCGTGGCCGGGGTACCAGCCCGGGTGGTGGGGGACCGGCGCGAGAAGCGCTGA